The following proteins are encoded in a genomic region of Comamonas resistens:
- the cas1f gene encoding type I-F CRISPR-associated endonuclease Cas1f has product MQDIKSQDLKTILHSARANIYYLEHCRVLVNGGRVEYVTDAGKRSLYWNIPIANTTSILLGTGTSITQAAMRELAKAGVLVGFCGGGGTPLFSANEVDVEVAWLTPQSEYRPTEYLQAWVQFWFDDELRLEAAKQLQSLRLDRLHKEWNSRALREAGFVVDTARLQALVTQFKALVAQAPDVTALLTDEARLTKALFKLAVDATGYGDFTRAKRGSGTDSANRFLDHGNYLGYGLGATATWVLGLPHGLAVLHGKTRRGGLVFDAADLVKDAAILPQAFLSAMRGDDEQAFRRNCIETLTRSESLDFIIDSLKAIATDTARMARQTSARKDGQA; this is encoded by the coding sequence TTGCAAGACATCAAAAGCCAAGATCTGAAAACGATTCTCCATTCCGCGCGGGCCAATATTTATTACTTAGAGCACTGCCGTGTTCTTGTCAATGGCGGCCGCGTCGAATATGTGACCGATGCCGGCAAACGCAGCCTGTACTGGAATATCCCCATCGCCAATACCACCAGCATCTTGTTGGGAACGGGCACTTCCATCACTCAAGCGGCCATGCGCGAGCTGGCCAAGGCGGGTGTGTTGGTGGGCTTTTGCGGTGGCGGTGGCACGCCCTTGTTCAGTGCCAATGAAGTGGATGTGGAGGTTGCTTGGCTCACCCCGCAAAGTGAATACCGCCCCACCGAATATCTGCAAGCTTGGGTGCAGTTCTGGTTTGATGATGAACTCAGGCTGGAGGCAGCCAAGCAGCTGCAAAGCCTGCGCCTGGATAGGTTGCACAAAGAATGGAATTCCCGTGCGCTGCGCGAAGCGGGCTTCGTGGTGGATACGGCTCGATTGCAGGCGTTGGTCACGCAGTTCAAAGCCTTGGTGGCCCAGGCGCCCGATGTCACAGCTTTGCTGACCGACGAAGCACGCTTGACCAAGGCGCTGTTCAAGCTGGCGGTGGATGCCACAGGCTACGGCGATTTCACGCGTGCCAAACGTGGCTCGGGCACCGATTCCGCCAACCGCTTTCTCGACCACGGCAATTACCTAGGCTATGGCTTGGGCGCCACGGCCACCTGGGTGCTGGGTCTGCCACATGGCCTGGCTGTACTGCATGGCAAGACCCGACGCGGCGGGCTGGTGTTTGATGCTGCCGATCTGGTCAAGGATGCAGCCATCCTGCCGCAGGCATTTCTGTCGGCTATGCGTGGCGACGATGAGCAGGCTTTTAGGCGCAACTGCATCGAGACGCTTACGCGCAGTGAGTCGCTGGACTTCATCATCGACAGCCTCAAAGCCATTGCGACCGACACGGCGCGCATGGCGCGGCAAACCAGTGCGCGCAAGGATGGGCAAGCATGA
- the xth gene encoding exodeoxyribonuclease III: MKIATWNVNSLSVRLPQVLDWLAANPVDALGLQELKLTDDKFPHMAFEEAGYTAISHGQKTYNGVAWITRSPARDVVRNIPGLEDEQARIIASTIDSPSGAIRLINGYFVNGQEPGSEKFAYKMRWLQALHNWVQQELAQHPRLVLVGDFNVAPEDRDSYDPVGLKDTIHHTVQEREHFQGLLQLGLTDAFRMFEQPEKSFSWWDYRMLGFQKNRGLRIDHILVSDALKGKVSACVVDRLPRKNKQPSDHAPVVVTLD, translated from the coding sequence ATGAAAATTGCCACCTGGAACGTGAACTCCCTGTCTGTCCGCTTGCCGCAAGTACTGGACTGGCTGGCAGCCAATCCCGTCGATGCTCTGGGCCTGCAGGAGCTCAAGCTGACTGATGACAAGTTCCCGCACATGGCATTCGAAGAAGCTGGCTACACGGCCATCAGCCATGGGCAAAAAACCTATAACGGCGTTGCGTGGATTACCCGCAGCCCAGCACGTGATGTGGTGCGCAACATCCCCGGCCTGGAAGACGAGCAGGCCCGCATCATCGCCAGCACCATCGATTCTCCCTCTGGGGCAATCCGTCTGATCAACGGCTACTTCGTCAATGGTCAGGAGCCGGGGTCTGAAAAATTTGCCTACAAGATGCGCTGGCTGCAGGCACTGCACAACTGGGTGCAGCAAGAACTGGCTCAGCATCCGCGCCTGGTGCTGGTGGGCGACTTCAACGTAGCCCCCGAAGACAGGGATTCCTACGATCCAGTGGGTCTCAAGGACACGATTCACCACACGGTGCAGGAGCGCGAGCATTTCCAGGGCTTGCTGCAACTGGGCCTGACAGATGCGTTCCGCATGTTCGAACAGCCTGAGAAGAGCTTTTCCTGGTGGGATTACCGCATGCTGGGTTTCCAGAAGAATCGCGGTCTTCGCATCGATCACATCCTGGTCAGCGACGCGCTCAAGGGCAAGGTCAGCGCGTGCGTCGTTGATCGGCTGCCACGCAAGAACAAGCAGCCCAGCGATCACGCGCCCGTGGTTGTGACCTTGGACTGA